Proteins encoded within one genomic window of Geotalea daltonii FRC-32:
- the mfd gene encoding transcription-repair coupling factor, whose amino-acid sequence MPFIPIAATVAMTAFISSPKKIVAAIAPDDANVTLAGLKGSAPAYILSRLWDEHSRLLFIITPDADTAEELYREMRFYSGSDERVLYFPPWDTAPFDTASPHADIVGQRLNVLFRMMDGRAGAVIVPLPALMQKVLPRKTLGQISQYIVAGEEVERDLLLEKLVKLGYSHVPLVEDRGGFSIRGGILDIFPPDLPTPVRIEFFGDFVDTIRTFDPVTQRSLQPLQELILLPSREVVISEEVLTAFAPRLKRRCDALEIPATRRRELLEQLQSAIYPPGVEYLQPLFHPDLESLFDYCGEDFLKVIYDPAAMAAAENGFAEELAAGERKSLEKDNIVCEINDLFLDAVQLGSYLDQGRRLSIPFLEIAGGRDAGQTIRLQVQDNSCFKLDVTAEGEGVLKPLVEKLLARQAEQKHVLMICHQRNQAQRLYEMLSHYNLPLALSERDFPGELGRSDSQLRIMVGDISRGFQLAEDQLVIIAEEEIFGVRIKRRGVSEARRKQLLTSLAELKPGDYMVHIDFGVGIYRGLQHLTFSGMEGDFLLLEYAGADKLYLPVDRINLVQRYVGAEGVEPHVDKLGGAGWEKTKAKARAAIQEMAGELLKIYAARQVEEGHAFSPPDELYQEFEAAFAYEETPDQQAAIEDVLLDMESKKPMDRLICGDVGYGKTEVALRGAFKAVMDGKQVAVLVPTTVLAQQHLETFSARLKSYPVKVEMLSRFRTPKEQKEIIEGVKNGTVDVVIGTHRLLQKDIVFKDLGLLIIDEEQRFGVTHKERLKKYRAVVDIMTLTATPIPRTLYMSLMGIRDLSIIDTPPVDRLAIKTFVARTSDDLIREAVLRELRRGGQIFFVHNRVQTIGAMAEHLQRIVPEAKIAVGHGQMEEKELERVMLSFMHGESNLLLCTTIIESGLDIPTANTLIVNRADTFGLSQLYQLRGRVGRSKQRAYAYLLIPGEGAISADARERLKIIQELTELGAGFRIATHDLEIRGAGDLLGARQSGDIAAVGFELYTELLEEAIRQLKGEELAERVEPEIKLRIPAFIPEDYVREPNQRLIIYKRLTQATSEEDVAEIMGELVDRFGKLPLAALYLVEVMKLRVALKAMLVKEIEFDGKKLVLSFHQKTPVSPDTIIGLIRQQPKKYQFTPDFRLCAELADTSFDGVLKEAGNLLKTLG is encoded by the coding sequence ATGCCGTTTATTCCAATTGCTGCAACCGTTGCCATGACCGCTTTCATCTCCAGTCCCAAAAAAATTGTCGCCGCCATTGCACCGGACGATGCTAATGTCACCCTTGCCGGACTGAAAGGCTCTGCTCCCGCCTACATTCTTTCCCGCCTGTGGGATGAGCACTCTCGGCTTCTTTTCATAATCACACCCGACGCCGACACAGCAGAGGAGCTGTACCGGGAGATGCGCTTTTACTCCGGCAGCGATGAGCGGGTTCTCTATTTCCCCCCATGGGATACTGCCCCGTTCGACACGGCCTCACCACATGCCGATATCGTAGGGCAGAGGCTCAACGTATTGTTCCGCATGATGGACGGCAGGGCCGGCGCTGTGATTGTTCCACTGCCCGCACTGATGCAGAAGGTCCTGCCGCGAAAAACCCTTGGTCAAATCTCCCAGTACATCGTCGCCGGTGAAGAGGTGGAGCGGGATCTGCTGCTTGAGAAACTGGTCAAGTTAGGTTACTCCCACGTGCCGCTGGTGGAGGATCGGGGTGGGTTTTCCATCCGGGGAGGAATACTGGATATCTTCCCTCCGGACCTGCCGACACCGGTCCGTATCGAGTTCTTCGGCGATTTCGTCGACACCATCCGCACCTTTGACCCGGTTACCCAGCGATCCCTGCAGCCGTTGCAGGAGTTGATCCTTCTCCCTTCACGCGAGGTGGTCATCTCCGAAGAAGTCCTGACAGCTTTTGCACCCCGGCTGAAAAGAAGGTGCGACGCCCTTGAGATACCTGCTACCAGGCGTCGTGAACTACTTGAGCAGCTGCAAAGTGCCATATACCCCCCCGGGGTCGAATACCTTCAACCCCTGTTCCACCCTGACCTGGAAAGCCTTTTTGACTACTGCGGTGAAGATTTCCTCAAGGTCATCTACGACCCTGCAGCCATGGCAGCAGCGGAGAATGGTTTTGCCGAAGAACTAGCTGCCGGCGAGCGCAAATCCCTGGAAAAAGACAACATTGTCTGTGAGATAAATGACCTCTTTCTGGATGCAGTGCAGCTTGGCAGCTATCTTGACCAGGGACGTCGCCTCTCCATCCCCTTCCTGGAGATAGCCGGCGGCAGGGACGCCGGGCAGACCATCCGTCTTCAGGTGCAGGACAACAGCTGCTTTAAGCTGGATGTTACGGCTGAGGGTGAAGGAGTACTGAAACCGCTGGTGGAAAAGCTTCTTGCCCGGCAGGCCGAACAAAAACATGTGCTCATGATTTGCCACCAGCGCAACCAGGCCCAGCGCCTTTATGAGATGCTTTCCCATTACAATCTGCCACTGGCTCTCTCGGAACGGGATTTCCCGGGTGAGTTGGGGCGTTCCGACAGCCAGTTACGCATCATGGTCGGGGATATCTCACGGGGATTCCAGCTAGCTGAAGACCAGCTGGTCATTATTGCAGAGGAGGAGATCTTCGGCGTCAGGATCAAACGCCGTGGCGTTTCCGAAGCGAGAAGGAAACAACTTCTTACTTCCCTTGCCGAACTGAAGCCCGGCGATTACATGGTGCACATCGATTTCGGTGTCGGCATCTACCGGGGACTGCAGCATCTCACCTTTTCCGGCATGGAAGGTGATTTCCTGCTCCTGGAATACGCCGGAGCCGACAAACTTTACCTACCGGTGGACCGGATCAACCTGGTGCAGCGTTACGTGGGGGCCGAGGGGGTTGAACCCCATGTGGACAAGCTGGGTGGGGCCGGTTGGGAGAAAACCAAGGCCAAAGCCCGGGCAGCCATCCAGGAAATGGCCGGCGAGCTGTTGAAGATATATGCAGCACGCCAGGTGGAAGAAGGCCACGCCTTTTCGCCCCCCGATGAGCTTTACCAGGAATTCGAGGCGGCCTTCGCCTATGAGGAAACCCCTGATCAGCAGGCGGCAATCGAGGACGTGCTGCTCGACATGGAGAGCAAGAAGCCAATGGACCGGCTGATTTGCGGCGATGTGGGCTATGGCAAGACCGAGGTTGCCCTGCGTGGCGCTTTCAAGGCGGTCATGGACGGCAAACAGGTGGCAGTGCTGGTACCGACGACCGTTCTTGCCCAGCAGCACCTGGAAACTTTTTCTGCGCGTCTGAAATCATACCCGGTGAAAGTGGAAATGCTCTCCCGCTTCCGCACCCCCAAGGAGCAGAAGGAGATCATCGAGGGGGTGAAAAACGGGACGGTGGACGTTGTTATCGGCACCCATCGCCTCCTGCAGAAGGATATCGTATTCAAGGACCTGGGGCTGCTCATCATCGACGAGGAGCAGCGTTTTGGGGTGACCCACAAGGAGAGGCTGAAGAAATACCGGGCGGTGGTCGACATCATGACCCTGACCGCCACCCCTATTCCCCGGACACTTTACATGTCGCTGATGGGCATCAGGGACCTTTCCATCATCGATACCCCTCCGGTGGATCGGCTTGCCATTAAAACCTTCGTTGCCCGCACTTCCGATGATTTGATCCGCGAGGCGGTGCTCAGGGAATTGCGCCGGGGGGGACAGATTTTCTTCGTCCACAACCGGGTACAGACCATCGGCGCCATGGCGGAGCACCTGCAAAGGATCGTCCCCGAAGCGAAGATAGCCGTCGGTCATGGACAGATGGAGGAGAAGGAGCTGGAAAGGGTGATGCTTTCCTTCATGCATGGGGAAAGCAACCTGCTGCTTTGTACGACCATCATCGAATCCGGCCTGGACATTCCCACTGCCAACACCCTCATCGTCAACCGGGCCGACACCTTCGGTCTTTCTCAGCTCTACCAGCTGCGCGGCAGGGTCGGTCGCTCCAAGCAGCGCGCCTACGCTTACCTGCTCATACCCGGCGAGGGTGCCATATCGGCAGATGCCAGGGAGCGGCTGAAGATCATTCAGGAGCTGACCGAGCTGGGAGCAGGGTTCCGCATCGCGACCCACGATCTTGAGATCAGGGGTGCCGGTGATTTGCTGGGTGCACGTCAATCTGGCGATATTGCTGCGGTAGGTTTCGAGCTCTATACCGAGTTGCTGGAAGAAGCAATCAGACAATTGAAGGGTGAAGAGCTTGCGGAACGGGTGGAACCGGAGATCAAGCTGCGTATTCCGGCGTTTATCCCCGAGGATTATGTCCGAGAACCGAACCAGCGGCTGATCATCTACAAGCGCCTTACCCAGGCAACTTCAGAGGAGGATGTGGCGGAGATAATGGGCGAGCTTGTCGATCGCTTCGGCAAACTTCCGCTGGCGGCCCTCTATCTGGTTGAGGTCATGAAGCTGCGGGTAGCGCTGAAGGCAATGCTGGTCAAGGAAATAGAATTCGACGGCAAAAAGCTGGTTCTCTCCTTCCACCAAAAGACTCCCGTTTCACCAGACACCATCATTGGCTTGATCCGGCAACAACCGAAAAAATACCAGTTTACCCCCGATTTCCGTCTTTGCGCCGAACTTGCCGACACCTCCTTTGATGGCGTGCTCAAGGAGGCGGGAAATCTCTTGAAAACCCTAGGGTGA
- a CDS encoding peptidylprolyl isomerase — MNYRQTGKLFFVALCITAVFGCKGQTGTGAKEEKKSGPVLAEVNGSTITGSDFNKEVEALPPYLKPMAETVEGKKELLDTMVVRELILQQAKKDGIDKSQAVADKLEELKNRIIVEAFLKKKVEEQAKIGDAELQDFYNKNKEKFRTGEQVRASHILVKTEPEAQEILKQLKAGGNFEELAKKQSIDAAAAKGGDLGWFGKGSMLPEFENAVFGLKEGATSGIVQTKYGYHIIKLTGKRPAGVRPLDEVKEQIKAAILPEKQQEVFKKLKEDLKKGAKVTVKEDALKTLDGEKPADKSNAQPPAPDKK; from the coding sequence GTGAACTACAGACAAACTGGAAAGCTATTCTTTGTCGCACTCTGCATTACCGCAGTTTTCGGCTGCAAGGGGCAAACAGGTACCGGAGCCAAGGAAGAAAAGAAATCCGGGCCGGTCTTGGCAGAGGTCAATGGCTCGACCATTACCGGCAGCGATTTTAATAAAGAGGTGGAAGCGCTTCCCCCATACCTGAAGCCGATGGCAGAAACAGTGGAAGGCAAGAAGGAGCTGCTCGATACCATGGTGGTCCGGGAGCTTATTCTCCAGCAGGCGAAAAAGGATGGTATCGACAAGAGTCAGGCTGTAGCCGACAAGCTGGAAGAGTTGAAAAACCGGATTATCGTTGAGGCATTCCTGAAGAAAAAAGTCGAGGAGCAGGCAAAGATAGGCGACGCTGAGCTTCAGGATTTTTACAATAAGAACAAGGAAAAATTCCGCACCGGCGAACAGGTAAGAGCGAGCCACATTCTGGTGAAAACCGAGCCCGAGGCGCAAGAAATCCTCAAGCAGCTCAAAGCCGGGGGCAACTTCGAAGAGTTGGCGAAAAAACAATCCATCGATGCAGCCGCTGCAAAAGGAGGAGACTTGGGCTGGTTCGGCAAGGGGTCCATGCTCCCCGAATTCGAGAACGCTGTTTTCGGTCTCAAGGAAGGTGCAACCTCTGGCATAGTCCAGACCAAGTACGGTTACCACATCATCAAGCTCACAGGAAAGCGTCCTGCAGGTGTCAGACCTTTGGATGAGGTGAAAGAGCAGATTAAAGCTGCCATTCTTCCCGAGAAACAGCAGGAAGTGTTCAAGAAGCTTAAGGAAGATCTGAAAAAGGGCGCCAAGGTCACGGTGAAAGAAGATGCGCTCAAGACACTGGACGGTGAAAAACCTGCAGATAAATCTAACGCGCAGCCGCCAGCACCAGACAAGAAATAA
- a CDS encoding peptidylprolyl isomerase has product MNKFLLYFAVSVLFICPAAAKGELITAVAAIVNDDVITTLEVQKETDQIIKEMEKKGPAETPDKAALRKIALDRLIDKKLVEQKIKELDIKVPEEELRQSIEDVKKQNNLTQEALVAALAGQGLSFEQYKTQLREQLERLRLMSQEVRSKIQVGEREIREYYEANHNRYGEEEFFRARHIFFKVGKDAPESEAAKVMTTATQVLQEARSGKDFAELARQFSDDPAAKKDGGDLGTFKKGDMIGEIEAAVSGMKPGEVSDPVKTAAGFHIIKLEERSKGKPRPFEEVKAEIEDLLYKKKSEERFNQWVNDLRKGAAIEIKL; this is encoded by the coding sequence ATGAACAAGTTCTTGCTTTATTTTGCTGTCAGTGTCCTCTTCATTTGTCCCGCAGCTGCAAAAGGGGAGCTGATCACTGCAGTTGCCGCCATTGTCAACGACGATGTCATCACCACCCTTGAAGTGCAGAAAGAGACTGACCAGATAATCAAGGAGATGGAGAAAAAAGGCCCTGCCGAGACTCCGGACAAGGCTGCATTACGCAAAATTGCACTGGACCGCCTGATAGACAAAAAGCTGGTTGAGCAAAAGATTAAAGAGCTGGATATCAAGGTTCCCGAAGAGGAACTGAGGCAGTCCATTGAGGATGTAAAAAAACAGAACAACCTTACGCAGGAAGCTTTAGTTGCTGCCCTTGCAGGACAAGGACTTTCTTTTGAACAGTACAAGACCCAGCTCAGGGAACAACTTGAGCGCCTGAGGCTGATGAGCCAGGAAGTGCGCTCAAAGATTCAGGTAGGGGAGCGTGAAATCAGGGAATATTACGAAGCCAATCACAACCGTTACGGCGAAGAAGAGTTCTTCCGCGCCCGCCACATATTCTTCAAGGTCGGCAAAGATGCGCCGGAGAGTGAAGCGGCAAAGGTAATGACGACGGCAACGCAGGTTTTGCAGGAGGCTCGGAGCGGCAAGGATTTCGCCGAGCTGGCCAGGCAGTTCTCGGACGACCCCGCGGCAAAAAAGGATGGCGGAGACCTTGGTACCTTTAAAAAAGGGGACATGATAGGGGAGATTGAAGCCGCAGTCAGCGGCATGAAACCTGGAGAGGTCAGCGATCCGGTCAAGACTGCCGCCGGTTTCCATATCATCAAGTTGGAAGAACGCAGCAAAGGCAAGCCGCGGCCCTTTGAAGAGGTAAAGGCGGAAATCGAAGATCTTCTCTATAAAAAGAAATCGGAAGAGCGGTTCAACCAGTGGGTCAACGATCTTCGCAAAGGGGCCGCCATTGAAATAAAGCTGTGA
- a CDS encoding DnaJ C-terminal domain-containing protein codes for MATTDYYQVLGLKKGASADEIKKAYRKLAVKYHPDKNPGNKEAEEKFKEINEAYAVLSDPQKKAQYDQFGDTGFHQRFSQEDIFRGFDVGDLFKDKGFGTDDIFSRIFGGGFGGFQQGGGRFAQRPRKGDDFSMEANVSFHEAFSGCEKRIAYMKDGQREELSVKIPAGIENGAKLRLQGKGGSGIHGGPNGDLYLTVKVGGDPVLQREGDDIVVSQEVRFTEAALGASLDVPTMDGTKRIKVPAGIQPGTKIRLKGLGFPRLAGSGRGDLFVRVGVKVPEQLTGPQRQLLEELSKKGL; via the coding sequence ATGGCAACCACCGACTATTATCAGGTGCTTGGGTTGAAAAAAGGGGCATCTGCCGACGAGATCAAGAAAGCTTACAGAAAGCTGGCCGTCAAATATCATCCGGACAAGAACCCTGGCAATAAGGAGGCTGAGGAAAAATTCAAGGAGATAAACGAAGCCTATGCGGTTCTCTCCGATCCCCAGAAAAAGGCACAGTACGACCAGTTTGGCGATACCGGTTTTCACCAGCGCTTCTCCCAGGAGGATATTTTCCGCGGTTTCGATGTGGGAGACCTTTTCAAGGACAAAGGCTTCGGTACCGATGACATATTTTCCCGCATCTTCGGCGGCGGTTTTGGTGGCTTCCAACAGGGGGGTGGTCGGTTCGCCCAGAGACCCCGCAAGGGTGATGACTTTTCCATGGAAGCGAACGTTTCCTTTCATGAGGCGTTTAGTGGCTGTGAAAAACGCATTGCCTACATGAAGGACGGCCAGCGGGAGGAGCTTTCGGTAAAGATTCCTGCCGGCATTGAGAACGGTGCCAAGCTGAGGCTGCAGGGTAAGGGGGGCAGCGGCATCCATGGCGGGCCTAACGGCGACCTTTATCTTACGGTGAAAGTCGGAGGAGATCCGGTACTGCAGCGGGAAGGTGATGACATCGTCGTCTCCCAGGAGGTGAGGTTCACGGAAGCAGCCTTGGGTGCCTCCCTGGATGTGCCGACCATGGATGGGACCAAGAGGATCAAGGTCCCGGCAGGCATCCAGCCGGGCACGAAGATCCGGCTGAAGGGGCTTGGATTCCCGCGCCTGGCAGGGTCCGGGCGCGGTGATCTCTTCGTCAGGGTCGGGGTAAAGGTGCCGGAACAACTGACCGGGCCACAACGGCAACTGCTGGAAGAACTGTCGAAGAAAGGACTCTAA
- the hemG gene encoding protoporphyrinogen oxidase: MKKAIIVGGGITGLATAWLLREKAKKAGMELEIALLEKEERVGGKIRSIKADGYLCEWGPNGFLDNKPQTLDLCRDLQADSQLLRSNDNARKRFIYSEGFLHQLPENGPSFFKSKLISWPGKLRLALEPTPFIAKAPDGVDETLAAFGRRRLGDEALRKLIAPMVSGIFAGDPETMSLQSCFPRIAELEREYGGLVMAMVKLAKKKKQELAEGKAVASAAGPGGILTSFRDGLQTLTEIIRGQLGCEVLSVGEEVVRIRKGSSVPYRVETTSRELDADVVVLATPAYATGQMLEGLDSAMTGILGQIPYATMSVVCLGYEQDKISHDLNGFGYLIPKGEGMNILGTLWDSSIFENRAPQGRVLLRSMMGGACFPEYIKLSDEEVQRRVCDNLKTIMGIAAPPDFVRIFRHEKAIPQYTVGHGKRLQALLDAGRNHQGLLLTGNSYRGIGLNDCVAAAVRSSNEVMEHLQKR; the protein is encoded by the coding sequence ATGAAAAAAGCGATAATTGTAGGCGGCGGTATTACCGGTCTTGCAACAGCCTGGCTCCTGCGGGAGAAAGCAAAAAAAGCGGGGATGGAACTGGAAATAGCCCTTTTGGAGAAAGAAGAGCGGGTCGGTGGAAAGATCAGGAGCATTAAAGCAGATGGTTATCTCTGCGAATGGGGCCCTAACGGTTTTCTCGACAACAAGCCCCAGACCCTGGACCTGTGCCGGGACCTGCAGGCTGATTCGCAGCTGCTGCGCAGCAATGATAATGCAAGAAAACGTTTCATCTACTCGGAAGGCTTTTTGCACCAACTGCCTGAGAACGGTCCCTCTTTCTTCAAAAGCAAGCTTATCTCCTGGCCCGGAAAGTTGCGCCTCGCATTGGAACCCACCCCCTTCATCGCCAAAGCGCCAGATGGAGTGGACGAGACATTGGCCGCCTTCGGCCGACGCCGACTTGGTGACGAAGCGCTACGCAAGCTGATAGCGCCCATGGTTTCCGGCATTTTTGCCGGTGATCCTGAGACCATGTCCCTGCAGTCCTGCTTCCCGAGGATTGCCGAACTGGAACGTGAATACGGCGGACTGGTCATGGCCATGGTCAAGCTGGCGAAAAAGAAAAAACAGGAACTTGCCGAAGGTAAAGCGGTGGCAAGTGCGGCAGGGCCGGGCGGCATTCTCACCTCGTTCCGTGATGGTCTCCAGACCTTGACCGAAATCATCCGTGGCCAGCTGGGTTGCGAAGTGCTCTCTGTCGGTGAAGAGGTTGTCAGGATCCGCAAGGGAAGCTCGGTACCGTACCGGGTCGAGACGACCAGCAGGGAGCTTGATGCCGACGTGGTCGTGCTGGCGACCCCGGCCTACGCTACGGGGCAGATGCTGGAAGGACTGGACAGTGCCATGACCGGCATCCTTGGTCAGATTCCCTATGCAACGATGAGCGTTGTCTGCTTAGGTTATGAGCAGGATAAGATCAGCCATGACCTGAACGGGTTCGGCTACCTGATTCCCAAGGGAGAAGGAATGAATATCCTCGGTACCCTTTGGGATTCCAGCATCTTCGAAAACAGGGCACCCCAAGGCAGAGTGCTGCTGCGAAGCATGATGGGCGGAGCCTGTTTTCCCGAGTACATCAAGCTATCCGATGAGGAGGTGCAACGCAGGGTATGTGACAACCTGAAGACCATCATGGGAATAGCTGCGCCTCCAGATTTTGTCAGGATCTTCCGCCACGAAAAAGCAATCCCCCAGTACACCGTCGGGCACGGCAAAAGGCTGCAGGCCTTGCTGGATGCCGGACGGAATCACCAGGGGCTTTTGCTTACCGGCAACAGCTACCGAGGCATCGGTCTCAATGACTGTGTGGCGGCAGCCGTGAGGAGCAGCAACGAGGTTATGGAACATCTGCAGAAAAGATAG
- a CDS encoding zinc-ribbon domain-containing protein — protein sequence MIVYCEKCNSKFQVDDAKIPDTGIKARCSVCSHAFVLKKEPVVTTSASQPGPADRLAQAEPVQAQAKSGSTTGFDASVFNDTAPERAKSQSPLMGSGGPFFSRFATETAAKPVKDADGQGDVVVEITDNGSFDNAAEIYETETQGAEGLADAFSKEPAMAGKPESGYDAFATFVERHKQDPQTGQYPGPAAAEMENAKSGFSAASGQSMAKAAAEAMSATRVPEVVTSVDGQLPSNQISNRAMKGIMTKLDAQGMNDDYVVQMVHEICQAVKYVEGVEKPDWTTRMMGLDMLCKIRGLYAGEKKEDPANRQLQIVTGINM from the coding sequence ATGATCGTTTATTGTGAAAAGTGCAACAGCAAGTTTCAGGTTGATGACGCAAAAATACCCGATACGGGCATCAAAGCCCGCTGTTCAGTTTGCTCACACGCATTTGTCTTGAAAAAAGAGCCTGTTGTGACCACATCTGCCTCCCAGCCTGGGCCAGCCGACCGACTGGCCCAGGCAGAACCCGTTCAGGCACAGGCTAAATCAGGCAGCACTACCGGATTTGACGCTTCCGTATTCAACGATACAGCTCCGGAAAGAGCCAAAAGTCAAAGCCCGCTCATGGGCAGCGGCGGGCCTTTTTTCTCGAGGTTTGCAACGGAAACTGCCGCGAAGCCGGTCAAAGACGCCGATGGACAAGGGGATGTTGTCGTCGAAATAACAGACAATGGCAGTTTTGACAACGCGGCAGAAATATACGAAACTGAAACGCAAGGTGCCGAAGGTTTGGCGGATGCTTTTTCCAAAGAGCCTGCCATGGCAGGCAAGCCGGAGTCTGGATATGATGCCTTTGCCACCTTTGTCGAGCGGCACAAACAAGACCCCCAGACAGGCCAATATCCAGGTCCGGCTGCAGCCGAAATGGAGAATGCAAAATCGGGATTTTCTGCGGCCAGCGGACAGTCAATGGCGAAAGCAGCTGCAGAGGCGATGTCTGCTACCCGCGTACCCGAGGTGGTAACATCTGTCGATGGGCAACTGCCTTCTAATCAGATTTCCAATAGAGCGATGAAGGGAATCATGACAAAGCTGGATGCCCAAGGAATGAACGACGACTATGTGGTGCAGATGGTCCACGAAATTTGTCAGGCGGTCAAGTATGTGGAAGGGGTGGAAAAACCCGACTGGACGACCAGGATGATGGGCCTCGACATGCTGTGCAAGATTCGTGGCCTTTATGCAGGCGAGAAGAAAGAGGATCCGGCAAACCGGCAGTTGCAGATAGTTACCGGCATCAACATGTGA
- a CDS encoding DUF4139 domain-containing protein, whose protein sequence is MGSYLKFSVLAVTILFPLLATAGEIPRIPFSPRITSVTVYPDRAMTRRTATVELKQGNYLIGISPLPALMHDDTIRVDGCGSAVATITGMEIKRSFLDQTPEKRARELEEEIKKLQRVLAGLDARKGGLAAQKGFIDSIKLAWGERISKELAVGKPTTADLDEALNFIGNGITAAEEKSLDLEMEKAKVKEKIDALTSELEAGRGTARKEAKVVEVTVEVAKAGSLTLELSGVVSHAGWEPAYDARLAGDAKSVEFTFKGQVRQQTGEDWNNVDLYLSTARPAIGGNPPSLYPWRLSFYRPMPVYPAAAAMAAPAYRSKAQVLKEERFDEAPEAEEQAQHLTADVGQEQTSLLFHIRRPVDIPSDGTSHGTTVAIEKLPVQVDYLAIPKLSPYAYLRSQIINGAAYPLLPGKVNIFTGGNFIGSGHLRKVAAGEKFELFFGVDDQVSIKREELKRHKEAGLFGKNRQTYGYKIEVTNYRREATTIVINDQLPLPGDEEIKVTLGEPSIKPEEIKTDGTLVWKLPVDPGTKREISFSIQVEYPKDREVSGL, encoded by the coding sequence ATGGGCTCTTATCTGAAGTTTTCCGTTCTGGCGGTAACCATCCTCTTCCCTCTGTTGGCGACAGCCGGTGAAATTCCCCGCATTCCCTTCTCCCCCCGCATAACATCGGTCACCGTGTATCCCGATCGTGCCATGACCAGACGCACGGCAACTGTTGAACTGAAGCAGGGAAATTACCTGATTGGGATAAGCCCGCTGCCGGCACTCATGCATGATGACACAATCAGGGTTGATGGGTGTGGAAGCGCTGTGGCCACCATAACCGGGATGGAGATAAAGAGGAGCTTCCTCGACCAGACTCCGGAGAAAAGGGCCAGGGAACTGGAAGAGGAAATAAAAAAACTGCAGCGGGTGCTGGCTGGCCTTGACGCGCGCAAGGGTGGACTTGCCGCCCAGAAGGGATTCATTGACTCAATAAAGTTGGCTTGGGGTGAGCGCATTTCCAAGGAACTGGCGGTGGGTAAACCAACTACGGCAGATCTGGACGAAGCGTTGAATTTCATTGGCAACGGCATTACCGCCGCTGAAGAGAAAAGCCTCGACCTGGAGATGGAGAAGGCTAAGGTCAAGGAAAAGATCGATGCCCTGACCAGTGAGCTGGAAGCCGGCCGCGGTACTGCCAGGAAAGAGGCGAAGGTGGTGGAAGTAACGGTGGAAGTCGCAAAGGCTGGAAGTCTTACCCTTGAGCTGTCCGGGGTTGTAAGCCATGCCGGATGGGAGCCGGCCTACGATGCACGATTGGCCGGTGATGCAAAATCAGTAGAGTTTACTTTTAAGGGCCAGGTCCGGCAGCAAACCGGCGAGGACTGGAATAATGTGGATCTATACCTTTCCACGGCACGACCGGCCATTGGGGGGAATCCCCCCTCCCTCTATCCGTGGCGCCTGTCCTTTTATCGCCCCATGCCAGTATATCCCGCGGCAGCAGCCATGGCAGCGCCTGCCTATAGAAGTAAGGCTCAGGTGCTGAAAGAAGAAAGATTTGACGAGGCGCCGGAGGCTGAGGAACAGGCACAGCATTTGACAGCCGATGTGGGTCAAGAGCAGACTTCGCTCCTCTTTCATATCCGCCGCCCTGTAGATATTCCCTCCGACGGCACCAGCCATGGGACGACGGTGGCCATTGAAAAACTGCCGGTGCAGGTGGATTACCTGGCGATCCCCAAACTTTCCCCATATGCCTACCTCAGGTCCCAGATCATCAACGGTGCTGCCTATCCTCTTCTTCCCGGCAAGGTCAATATCTTCACCGGGGGTAATTTCATCGGCTCCGGACACCTGCGGAAGGTGGCAGCCGGTGAGAAGTTCGAGCTGTTCTTCGGGGTGGATGATCAGGTTTCCATCAAGCGGGAAGAGTTGAAGCGCCACAAGGAGGCAGGGCTGTTCGGCAAGAATCGCCAGACATACGGCTATAAAATCGAGGTCACCAATTATCGCAGGGAAGCAACTACCATCGTCATTAACGATCAACTACCCTTACCCGGCGATGAGGAAATAAAGGTCACCCTTGGAGAGCCCAGCATAAAGCCAGAAGAAATAAAAACGGACGGAACCCTTGTCTGGAAACTGCCGGTTGATCCTGGAACAAAGCGGGAAATATCCTTCAGCATTCAGGTGGAATATCCGAAGGATCGGGAGGTAAGCGGCTTGTAG